From Streptomyces durmitorensis, a single genomic window includes:
- a CDS encoding ABC transporter ATP-binding protein — protein sequence MTDTAIEAAALAKSYGRRGHALRDCSFRLPAGRICAVVGPNGAGKSTLLTLAAGLMRPTEGTLTVLGTDPAAAREHVAYVAQDKPLYPQLSIADTLRLGAELNPGRWDAAIAERVVREGDLDPKLRVRTLSGGQRTRVALALALGKRAELLLLDEPMADLDPLARHQLMGTLMAQAAEHGTTVVVSSHIVGELAESCDHLLLVSGGRVRLGGGIDDLVSAHALVTGRRPVEELAPHTVVESRATGRGLTALIRPDGRPVADGWDVEEPSLEELLLAHLRSPEAPALLTPSTAPAADREVTA from the coding sequence ATGACCGACACCGCCATCGAGGCGGCCGCGCTTGCCAAGAGCTACGGGCGGCGGGGCCATGCCCTGCGCGACTGCTCCTTCCGGCTGCCCGCCGGAAGGATATGCGCGGTCGTGGGGCCCAACGGCGCGGGCAAGTCGACGCTGCTCACCCTCGCGGCCGGGCTCATGAGGCCCACCGAGGGCACGCTCACCGTGCTCGGCACCGACCCGGCCGCCGCGCGCGAGCACGTCGCGTACGTCGCCCAGGACAAGCCGCTCTATCCGCAGCTCAGCATCGCCGACACCCTGCGGCTCGGCGCCGAGCTGAACCCCGGGCGCTGGGACGCCGCCATCGCCGAACGCGTCGTACGCGAGGGGGACCTGGACCCGAAGCTGCGCGTGCGCACGCTCTCCGGCGGTCAGCGCACCCGCGTCGCGCTCGCCCTCGCCCTCGGCAAGCGGGCCGAACTCCTGCTCCTGGACGAGCCGATGGCCGACCTCGACCCGCTCGCCCGCCATCAGCTGATGGGGACGCTGATGGCGCAGGCCGCCGAGCACGGCACGACCGTGGTGGTGTCCTCGCACATCGTCGGCGAACTGGCCGAGTCCTGCGACCACTTGCTTCTGGTGTCCGGCGGCCGGGTCCGGCTCGGCGGCGGCATCGACGACCTCGTCTCCGCGCACGCCCTGGTCACCGGGCGCCGCCCCGTCGAGGAGCTCGCCCCGCACACCGTCGTCGAGTCCCGCGCCACCGGGCGCGGCCTGACCGCGCTGATCCGGCCCGACGGCCGCCCGGTCGCCGACGGCTGGGACGTCGAAGAGCCCTCCCTGGAGGAACTGTTGCTGGCCCATCTGCGCTCCCCCGAAGCACCGGCACTGCTGACGCCGAGCACGGCGCCCGCCGCTGACCGCGAGGTGACGGCATGA
- a CDS encoding GntR family transcriptional regulator, protein MVEFRIDRRSGVATYLQIVQQTQQALRLGLLEPGDKLPTAREVVEATAINPNTVLKAYRELEREGLVEARRGLGTFVRKSLGSTPADSPLRGELSQWAARARASGLERDDVAALFSAVLEEQFTQSGHSDDSEHPQHVTKGEHA, encoded by the coding sequence ATGGTCGAGTTCCGTATCGACCGGCGCAGCGGCGTCGCCACCTATCTCCAGATCGTCCAGCAGACCCAACAGGCCCTGCGCCTTGGCCTGTTGGAACCGGGGGACAAGCTGCCCACGGCCCGTGAGGTCGTCGAGGCGACGGCCATCAACCCGAACACGGTCCTGAAGGCCTACCGCGAACTGGAGCGCGAGGGCCTGGTCGAGGCCCGCCGCGGGCTCGGCACCTTCGTGCGGAAGTCGCTGGGCTCCACGCCCGCCGACTCCCCGCTGCGGGGCGAGCTGAGCCAGTGGGCCGCCCGTGCCCGCGCCTCCGGTCTGGAGAGGGACGACGTCGCGGCGCTGTTCAGCGCCGTACTCGAAGAGCAGTTCACGCAGTCAGGGCACTCGGACGACTCCGAGCACCCACAGCACGTGACCAAGGGGGAGCACGCATGA
- the mshD gene encoding mycothiol synthase, translated as MTDEQQPPAPLRQIDTVAALTSDQADAVLGLIAEAARADGQQAVSEQGRLQLRGGARTGVRHLLLGVGDELVGYAQLEDTDPIEAPAAELVVHPAHRGRGHGRALGTALLAESGRRLRIWAHGGHSAARHLAQVLGLTLFRELRQMRRSLGDLDLPEPVLPDGVSVRAFVPGQDDAAWLAVNADAFAHHPEQGSLTQRDLDDRKAEPWFDPAGFFLAKKDGELIGFHWTKVHAAEGLGEVYVLGVRSGAQGGGLGKALTTIGLNHLAGAGLPTAMLYVDADNKAAVSVYERLGFITHETDLMYRTES; from the coding sequence ATGACTGACGAGCAGCAGCCTCCCGCCCCCCTGCGGCAGATCGACACGGTCGCCGCCCTCACCTCCGACCAGGCCGACGCCGTGCTCGGGCTCATCGCGGAAGCGGCCCGCGCGGACGGCCAGCAGGCCGTTTCCGAGCAGGGGCGGCTGCAGCTGCGGGGAGGTGCGCGGACCGGGGTGCGGCACCTGCTGCTCGGCGTCGGCGACGAGCTCGTCGGGTACGCGCAGCTGGAGGACACCGACCCCATCGAGGCCCCCGCCGCCGAGCTCGTCGTGCACCCCGCGCACCGCGGCCGCGGGCACGGCCGCGCGCTCGGCACCGCGCTGCTCGCCGAGTCCGGCCGGCGGCTGCGGATCTGGGCGCACGGCGGGCACTCGGCCGCGCGGCACCTCGCGCAGGTGCTCGGGCTCACCCTCTTCCGTGAACTGCGCCAGATGCGGCGCTCGTTGGGCGACCTGGACCTGCCCGAACCCGTCCTGCCCGACGGCGTATCGGTACGCGCCTTCGTCCCCGGCCAGGACGACGCGGCCTGGCTCGCGGTGAACGCCGACGCCTTCGCCCACCACCCCGAACAGGGCTCCCTCACCCAGCGCGACCTGGACGACCGCAAGGCCGAGCCGTGGTTCGACCCGGCGGGCTTCTTCCTGGCCAAGAAGGACGGCGAACTGATCGGCTTCCACTGGACCAAGGTGCACGCGGCCGAGGGCCTCGGCGAGGTGTACGTCCTCGGGGTGCGGTCCGGCGCGCAGGGCGGCGGCCTCGGCAAGGCGCTGACCACCATCGGCCTGAACCACCTGGCGGGGGCGGGCCTGCCCACCGCGATGCTGTACGTGGACGCGGACAACAAGGCGGCCGTGAGCGTCTACGAGCGGCTCGGGTTCATCACGCACGAGACGGACCTGATGTACCGCACGGAGTCCTGA
- a CDS encoding bifunctional metallophosphatase/5'-nucleotidase, with translation MPATPQPRRPRRRATRLLAAAAGLATLGALAAALPASAGQSAGQDAAGAAGKKRTVDVQLLSFNDFHGNLQPPAGSSGQVTEKQPDGTEKKIDAGGAEYLATSLRTARKGNPYSVTAAAGDLIGASPLLSGLFHDEPTVEAMNKLDLDVTSVGNHEFDEGAKELARMQKGGCHPKDGCFEKGKKFKGADYPYLAANVTDEKTERPILKPYWVWKHKGVKVGFIGVTLEGTPDIVSAEGIKGLKFHDEIETVNKYAKILDKQGVKSIVTLLHEGGSPASQSYNYDCDAPGAGDGISGPITTIAKGITPKVDALVTGHTHSAYVCTIPDPAGKPRMVTSASSYGKLYTDTTLTYDRKTKDIVRTSVKSANHVVSREQAKAKDMTSLIGRWNKLAEPVANKPVGFISADIPGRGATTPEAPLGDLIADAQLAHGKSLDPETDLGLMNPGGIRSDLVHKASGSEGDGVVTYGEGFTVQPFSNTVNLVDLTGAQLITGLKQQVSGSNEASPKILQISDGLTYTLDMTKSGADRVVTDSIKLGGKAIDPAATYRVAMNSFLAGGGDGFAELGKGAKPLVGSDDLKAFNDYLTANSSADKPIAPPKADRITIVK, from the coding sequence GTGCCAGCCACTCCTCAGCCACGTCGGCCCAGACGCCGCGCCACCCGTCTGCTCGCCGCCGCGGCCGGTCTCGCCACGCTCGGTGCGCTGGCCGCCGCGCTGCCCGCGAGCGCAGGGCAGTCCGCCGGACAGGATGCTGCGGGCGCGGCGGGCAAGAAGCGCACCGTCGACGTGCAGCTGCTGTCCTTCAACGACTTCCACGGCAATCTGCAGCCGCCGGCCGGATCGTCGGGCCAGGTCACGGAGAAGCAGCCCGACGGGACCGAGAAGAAGATCGACGCGGGCGGTGCCGAGTACCTCGCCACGTCGCTGCGTACGGCCCGCAAGGGGAACCCCTACAGCGTCACGGCGGCGGCCGGTGACCTCATCGGCGCGAGCCCGCTCCTGTCCGGCCTGTTCCACGACGAGCCGACCGTCGAGGCGATGAACAAGCTCGACCTCGACGTCACCAGCGTCGGGAACCACGAGTTCGACGAGGGGGCCAAGGAGCTGGCCCGCATGCAGAAGGGCGGCTGCCACCCCAAGGACGGCTGCTTCGAGAAGGGCAAGAAGTTCAAGGGGGCCGACTACCCCTACCTCGCGGCCAACGTGACCGACGAGAAGACGGAACGGCCCATCCTCAAGCCGTACTGGGTGTGGAAGCACAAGGGCGTGAAGGTCGGCTTCATCGGCGTGACGCTTGAGGGCACGCCCGACATCGTCTCCGCCGAGGGCATCAAGGGGCTCAAGTTCCACGACGAGATCGAGACGGTCAACAAGTACGCCAAGATCCTCGACAAGCAGGGCGTGAAGTCGATCGTCACGCTCCTCCACGAGGGCGGCTCTCCCGCGTCGCAGAGCTACAACTACGACTGTGACGCCCCGGGCGCGGGCGACGGCATCTCGGGACCGATCACCACCATCGCCAAGGGCATCACGCCCAAGGTCGACGCGCTGGTCACCGGGCACACGCACTCCGCGTACGTCTGCACCATCCCGGACCCCGCGGGCAAGCCCCGCATGGTCACGTCCGCCTCGTCCTACGGGAAGCTCTACACGGACACGACGCTCACGTACGACCGGAAGACGAAGGACATCGTCCGTACGTCGGTGAAGTCGGCGAACCACGTCGTCAGCCGTGAGCAGGCCAAGGCCAAGGACATGACCTCGCTCATCGGGCGCTGGAACAAGCTGGCCGAGCCCGTCGCCAACAAGCCCGTCGGCTTCATCTCCGCCGACATCCCCGGCCGTGGCGCCACCACCCCCGAGGCGCCGCTCGGCGACCTGATCGCGGACGCGCAGCTCGCGCACGGCAAGTCGCTCGACCCCGAGACGGATCTGGGGCTGATGAACCCCGGCGGCATCCGCTCCGACCTCGTCCACAAGGCGAGCGGGAGCGAGGGTGACGGCGTGGTGACGTACGGCGAGGGCTTCACCGTGCAGCCGTTCAGCAACACGGTCAATCTTGTCGACCTGACCGGCGCCCAGCTGATCACCGGCCTGAAGCAGCAGGTCAGCGGGTCGAACGAGGCATCCCCGAAGATTCTGCAGATCTCGGACGGCCTGACGTACACGCTCGACATGACCAAGTCCGGCGCCGACCGTGTCGTGACGGACTCGATCAAGCTGGGCGGCAAGGCGATCGATCCGGCCGCCACGTACCGTGTGGCGATGAACTCCTTCCTCGCGGGCGGCGGCGACGGCTTCGCCGAGCTCGGCAAGGGCGCGAAGCCGCTGGTCGGCAGCGATGACCTGAAGGCGTTCAACGACTACCTCACCGCCAACTCCTCGGCGGACAAGCCGATCGCGCCGCCCAAGGCGGACAGGATCACCATCGTGAAGTGA
- a CDS encoding LmeA family phospholipid-binding protein, giving the protein MRSPHRIATLPPDHNQAYPSDGWHAASVPPEAASEAVETTAPLNPYDELGALASPNPLEDFLHETDDEEADKSDAPWQPPNHRRGSRSRRRSNRFAGLPLAAKAVVALLVATAFLGLGDRWALLYAEHEAAQKLKDSMHLSATPEVDIEGFPFLTQVVDKRVDKVKVTVPDVAADRISLAQVSATANDVKITGDGPTDIKGALISEMNGEVLLSFDDLNRELGASQVTFTGHGRDQVLARGTLPVAGHDLKLRADARIQRNGDRGISTDIGRMSLQIGDLATYRPGTRESEGLHLSKKSADRLAEETAKAKALLSVPSIVERLGVPDSVVSGALKSDSKLHDLVGSPRFINDVMGLNLIDVAMGHPELLKKLGLDPALLKGLSQLTRPVLADRLTLAFQLPKLPGDGHVWLKDVSVRDDGIRVRLTGTGLSIGK; this is encoded by the coding sequence ATGCGTTCCCCCCACCGCATAGCCACGCTTCCGCCCGATCACAACCAGGCCTATCCGTCTGATGGTTGGCACGCCGCATCGGTTCCCCCAGAAGCAGCCTCAGAGGCGGTAGAGACCACCGCTCCCCTGAATCCGTACGACGAGCTCGGCGCCCTCGCGTCGCCGAACCCGCTGGAGGACTTCCTCCACGAGACGGACGACGAAGAGGCCGACAAGTCCGACGCGCCCTGGCAGCCGCCGAACCACCGCCGGGGCAGCCGCAGCCGCCGCCGCAGCAACCGGTTCGCCGGGCTCCCGCTCGCCGCGAAGGCCGTCGTCGCACTCCTGGTCGCCACCGCCTTCCTCGGCCTCGGCGACCGCTGGGCCCTGCTCTACGCCGAGCACGAGGCCGCTCAGAAGCTCAAGGACTCCATGCACCTGAGCGCCACGCCCGAGGTCGACATCGAGGGCTTCCCCTTCCTGACCCAGGTCGTCGACAAGCGCGTGGACAAGGTCAAGGTCACCGTCCCGGACGTCGCGGCCGACCGGATCTCGCTCGCCCAGGTCTCCGCCACCGCCAACGACGTGAAGATCACCGGCGACGGGCCCACCGACATCAAGGGCGCCCTCATCTCCGAGATGAACGGCGAGGTGCTGCTCTCCTTCGACGACCTGAACCGTGAACTGGGCGCGTCCCAGGTCACGTTCACCGGCCACGGCCGCGACCAGGTGCTCGCCCGCGGCACGCTGCCCGTCGCGGGCCACGACCTGAAGCTGCGCGCCGACGCCCGCATCCAGCGCAACGGCGACCGCGGCATCTCCACCGACATCGGCAGGATGAGCCTGCAGATCGGCGACCTGGCGACCTACCGGCCCGGCACCCGCGAGTCCGAGGGCCTGCACCTCAGCAAGAAGTCCGCCGACCGGCTCGCCGAGGAGACCGCCAAGGCGAAGGCGCTGCTCTCCGTCCCGTCGATCGTCGAGCGGCTCGGGGTGCCGGACTCGGTGGTCAGCGGGGCACTCAAGAGCGACTCCAAGCTCCACGACCTGGTGGGCTCGCCGCGCTTCATCAACGACGTGATGGGCCTGAACCTCATCGACGTCGCCATGGGCCACCCCGAGCTCCTGAAGAAGCTGGGCCTCGACCCGGCGCTCCTCAAGGGCCTCTCCCAGCTCACCCGCCCCGTGCTCGCCGACCGCCTCACCCTCGCCTTCCAGCTGCCGAAGCTGCCGGGGGACGGGCACGTGTGGCTGAAGGACGTCAGCGTGCGGGACGACGGGATCCGGGTGCGGCTCACGGGTACGGGGCTGAGCATCGGCAAGTAG
- a CDS encoding sensor histidine kinase, with translation MKGLVRRFRALPLRSRLAMLVATAVALAVAAAAVVCWFVVRTALINSLDEALSSNRVPDQLVLSLIDGNGQCRHASVISNQENDPNPFKSTVQVVDRKGNSCVISGKQSIEVSPGDVDVADRTSTQVIHTATASNGAKYRVLTYPLDGQPLAVSVARPLSEVDDTLGNLVLVLVLVAGIGVLGAGAAGLWVARTGLRPVDELTAAVEHVARTEDLDLRIPAEGDDEIARLSRSFNSMTASLASSRDLQQQLIADAGHELRTPLTSLRTNIELLARSEDTGRAIPPDDRKALLASVTAQMTELASLIGDLQELSRTDTGQGGKVQVIALHEVVENALERARLRGPELTFAADLAPWYVRAEPAALERAVVNILDNAVKFGPPGSTVEVALKDGALTVRDHGPGIPDDELPHVFDRFWRSPSARSLPGSGLGLSIVARTVHQSGGQVALEHAQGGGTVATVRLPGAPTPPPTG, from the coding sequence GTGAAGGGGCTCGTCCGGCGCTTCCGGGCGCTGCCGCTCCGCTCACGCCTTGCCATGCTGGTGGCCACGGCGGTCGCGTTGGCGGTCGCGGCGGCCGCCGTCGTGTGCTGGTTCGTGGTGCGCACCGCGCTGATCAACTCGCTGGACGAAGCGCTGAGTTCCAACCGGGTGCCGGATCAGCTCGTGCTCAGCCTGATCGACGGCAACGGACAGTGCCGCCACGCGTCGGTCATCAGCAACCAGGAGAACGATCCGAACCCGTTCAAGTCGACGGTCCAGGTCGTCGACCGCAAGGGCAACAGCTGCGTCATCTCCGGCAAGCAGTCCATCGAGGTCTCCCCCGGGGACGTCGATGTCGCCGACCGCACGTCCACCCAGGTGATCCACACCGCCACGGCGTCGAACGGCGCCAAGTACCGCGTCCTCACCTACCCCCTGGACGGACAGCCTCTCGCGGTCTCCGTGGCCCGGCCCCTCAGCGAGGTCGACGACACCCTGGGCAACCTCGTCCTGGTCCTCGTCCTCGTCGCCGGAATCGGCGTACTCGGCGCAGGCGCCGCCGGCCTCTGGGTGGCCCGCACCGGTCTCCGCCCGGTGGACGAGCTCACCGCGGCCGTGGAGCACGTGGCCCGCACGGAGGATCTGGACCTGCGGATCCCCGCCGAGGGCGACGACGAGATCGCCCGCCTCTCGCGCTCCTTCAACTCCATGACCGCATCGCTCGCCTCATCGCGCGACCTCCAGCAACAGCTCATCGCCGACGCGGGGCACGAGCTCCGCACCCCCCTCACCTCGCTCCGTACGAACATCGAGCTGCTCGCCCGCAGCGAGGACACCGGACGGGCCATCCCGCCCGACGACCGCAAGGCCCTGCTCGCCTCGGTGACGGCCCAGATGACCGAACTCGCCTCGCTGATCGGCGACTTGCAGGAGCTGTCCCGCACGGACACCGGGCAGGGCGGCAAGGTGCAGGTCATCGCCCTGCACGAGGTCGTGGAGAACGCACTGGAGCGGGCGCGTCTGCGCGGGCCCGAGCTGACGTTCGCCGCGGACCTCGCCCCCTGGTACGTACGCGCGGAGCCCGCGGCCCTTGAGCGGGCAGTCGTGAACATCCTGGACAACGCGGTGAAGTTCGGGCCCCCCGGCTCCACCGTCGAGGTGGCCCTGAAGGACGGCGCGCTGACCGTCCGCGATCACGGCCCCGGCATCCCCGACGACGAACTCCCGCACGTCTTCGACCGCTTCTGGCGCTCCCCGTCGGCCCGCAGTCTCCCCGGATCGGGCCTCGGCCTGTCCATCGTGGCCCGCACCGTGCACCAGTCGGGCGGCCAGGTGGCGCTTGAGCACGCTCAGGGCGGCGGGACGGTGGCGACGGTCCGCCTGCCGGGCGCGCCCACCCCGCCCCCGACCGGCTAG
- a CDS encoding response regulator transcription factor — protein sequence MSPAEGEQQQRILIVDDEPAVREALQRSLAFEGYGTEVAVDGADALEKAAAYRPDLVVLDIQMPRMDGLTAARRLRATGSLTPILMLTARDTVGDRVTGLDAGADDYLVKPFELDELFARIRALLRRSSYAAAAGQAEEGDMLAFGDLRMDLATREVTRGARTVELTRTEFTLLEMFLAHPRQVLTREQILKAVWGFDFEPSSNSLDVYVMYLRRKTEAGGEPRLVHTVRGVGYVLRPGSGGGE from the coding sequence ATGAGCCCCGCCGAAGGCGAGCAGCAGCAGCGCATCCTGATCGTCGACGACGAGCCCGCCGTGCGGGAGGCGCTGCAGCGCAGCCTCGCCTTCGAGGGGTACGGCACGGAGGTCGCCGTCGACGGCGCCGACGCCCTTGAGAAGGCGGCGGCCTACCGCCCCGACCTCGTCGTACTCGACATCCAGATGCCCCGCATGGACGGCCTCACCGCCGCGCGCCGGCTCCGCGCCACCGGGTCCCTGACGCCCATCCTGATGCTCACCGCGCGCGACACCGTGGGCGATCGCGTCACGGGGCTCGACGCGGGCGCCGACGACTATCTGGTCAAGCCGTTCGAGCTCGACGAGCTCTTCGCGCGGATCCGGGCACTCCTGCGCCGCAGTTCGTACGCGGCCGCGGCGGGCCAGGCCGAGGAGGGCGACATGCTCGCCTTCGGCGACCTGCGGATGGACCTCGCGACGCGTGAGGTCACTCGCGGGGCGCGGACGGTGGAGCTGACCCGCACGGAGTTCACCTTGTTGGAGATGTTCCTGGCGCACCCCCGGCAGGTCCTCACGCGGGAGCAGATCCTGAAGGCCGTCTGGGGCTTCGACTTCGAGCCCTCCTCCAACTCCCTGGACGTGTACGTCATGTACCTGCGCCGCAAGACCGAGGCGGGGGGCGAGCCGCGCCTCGTTCATACGGTGCGGGGTGTGGGGTACGTGCTGCGGCCGGGGTCCGGGGGCGGCGAGTGA
- a CDS encoding S1C family serine protease codes for MTTSGEYPQQQQSSAPVHHGGTPGAYPPPPAYAPEEPQVPQKHRRRARGPLALLAAVAIAAAAVGGGTAYAFQELTGKDGSASSATNTNVVPTSQKGTVSGVAEAVSPSIVEISAKSSAGEATGSGVIITDDGEIITNNHVISGASSVKVKTNDGKTYDAKVVGTDSKKDLALIKVEGASGLKPASLGNSDNVKIGDDVVAIGSPEGLTGTVTSGIISALDRDVTVSTDEDQGQQQQQQGGGNWPFEYGGEQFNGDTGSSKTTYKALQTDASLNPGNSGGALIDMNGNIVGINSAMYSPSSSQSGTESSSGSVGLGFAIPINTVKADLDTLRAGATD; via the coding sequence ATGACAACCAGCGGTGAGTACCCCCAGCAGCAGCAGTCGTCAGCGCCTGTTCACCATGGCGGTACGCCGGGCGCGTACCCGCCCCCGCCCGCTTACGCACCGGAAGAGCCGCAAGTACCGCAGAAGCACCGGCGCCGGGCACGGGGCCCCCTGGCCCTGCTCGCCGCCGTGGCCATCGCGGCAGCGGCAGTCGGTGGCGGCACCGCCTACGCCTTCCAGGAGCTGACCGGCAAGGACGGCTCCGCCAGCAGCGCCACCAACACGAACGTCGTGCCCACCAGCCAGAAGGGCACCGTCTCCGGCGTCGCCGAGGCGGTCAGCCCCAGCATCGTGGAGATCAGCGCCAAGTCCAGCGCGGGTGAGGCCACCGGATCCGGCGTGATCATCACGGACGACGGCGAGATCATCACCAACAACCACGTGATCTCCGGCGCCTCGTCGGTCAAGGTGAAGACGAACGACGGCAAGACGTACGACGCCAAGGTCGTCGGCACCGACAGCAAGAAGGACCTGGCGCTGATCAAGGTCGAGGGCGCCTCCGGCCTCAAGCCCGCGAGCCTCGGCAACTCCGACAACGTGAAGATCGGCGACGACGTCGTGGCGATCGGCTCCCCCGAGGGCCTGACCGGCACCGTCACCAGCGGCATCATCTCCGCCCTCGACCGGGACGTCACCGTCTCGACCGACGAGGACCAGGGACAGCAGCAGCAACAGCAGGGCGGCGGCAACTGGCCGTTCGAGTACGGCGGCGAGCAGTTCAACGGCGACACCGGGTCGTCGAAGACCACGTACAAGGCCCTGCAGACCGACGCCTCGCTCAACCCGGGCAACTCCGGCGGCGCCCTCATCGACATGAACGGCAACATCGTCGGCATCAACTCCGCGATGTACTCGCCCAGTTCGTCGCAGAGCGGCACCGAGTCGAGCTCGGGCAGCGTCGGACTCGGATTCGCCATCCCGATCAACACGGTCAAGGCCGACCTCGACACCCTGCGCGCCGGCGCCACCGACTGA
- a CDS encoding LacI family DNA-binding transcriptional regulator: MAKVTRDDVARLAGTSTAVVSYVINNGPRPVAPATRERVLAAIKELGYRPDRVAQAMASRRTDLIGMIVPDARQPFFAEMTHAVEQAASERGKMVLVGNTDYVDEREAHYLRAFLGMRVSGLILVSHGLTDSAAAEIDAWDARVVLLHERPEAIDDVAVVTDDLGGAQLATRHLLEHGHEYVACVGGTAETPTVGDPVSDHVEGWRRAMREAGRSVEGRLFEAPYNRYDAYQMALELLARPDRPSAIFCSTDDQAIGILRAARELRIDVPGQLAVAGFDDVKEAGLTDPPLTTVASDRPAMARAAVDLVLDDGLRVAGSRRERLKLFPSRLVVRQSCGCS; the protein is encoded by the coding sequence GTGGCCAAGGTGACTCGGGATGACGTGGCGCGACTTGCGGGTACTTCCACCGCCGTCGTCAGCTATGTCATCAACAACGGACCCCGGCCGGTTGCCCCGGCCACGCGCGAGCGTGTACTCGCCGCGATCAAAGAGCTGGGGTACCGCCCTGACCGGGTGGCCCAGGCCATGGCGTCGCGGCGTACCGACCTCATAGGCATGATCGTGCCGGACGCGCGCCAGCCGTTCTTCGCGGAGATGACGCATGCCGTGGAGCAGGCGGCTTCCGAGCGCGGAAAAATGGTGCTGGTCGGCAACACGGACTACGTGGACGAGCGCGAGGCCCACTATCTGCGGGCCTTCCTCGGCATGAGGGTCTCCGGCCTCATCCTCGTCAGCCACGGCCTGACCGATTCGGCGGCCGCGGAGATCGACGCGTGGGACGCGCGGGTCGTGCTGCTTCACGAGCGGCCCGAGGCGATCGACGACGTCGCCGTCGTCACGGACGACCTGGGCGGCGCGCAGCTGGCCACGCGGCACCTTCTCGAGCACGGGCACGAGTACGTCGCCTGTGTCGGCGGCACGGCCGAGACGCCGACGGTGGGTGACCCCGTCTCCGACCATGTCGAGGGGTGGCGGCGGGCCATGCGGGAGGCCGGGCGGTCGGTGGAGGGGCGGCTCTTCGAGGCGCCGTACAACCGCTATGACGCGTATCAGATGGCGCTGGAGCTGCTTGCCCGGCCGGATCGGCCGAGCGCCATCTTCTGCTCCACCGACGACCAGGCGATCGGCATTCTGCGGGCTGCGCGGGAGCTGCGGATCGATGTGCCGGGGCAGTTGGCTGTCGCCGGGTTCGATGATGTGAAGGAGGCGGGGCTCACGGACCCGCCGCTGACGACGGTGGCCTCGGATCGGCCTGCGATGGCTCGCGCCGCGGTCGACCTTGTCCTGGACGACGGGCTTCGGGTGGCGGGGTCCCGCCGGGAGCGCCTGAAGCTGTTCCCCTCGCGGCTGGTGGTCCGCCAGTCCTGCGGCTGCAGCTGA
- a CDS encoding winged helix-turn-helix transcriptional regulator: MSSLLLLTNALQPSTEVLPALGLLLHNVRVAPAEGPALVDTPGADVILIDGRRDLPQVRSLCQLLRSTGPGCPLVLVVTEGGLAAVTADWGIDDVLLDTAGPAEVEARLRLAMGRQSITADDSPMEIRNGDLSVDEATYSAKLKGRVLDLTFKEFELLKYLAQHPGRVFTRAQLLQEVWGYDYFGGTRTVDVHVRRLRAKLGVEHESLIGTVRNVGYRFVTPEKVEREADGAKAKAATPPAEGEHREQHREIPKRDAAPAASAPKEAAVRPAQR, translated from the coding sequence ATGAGTTCTCTGCTGCTCCTTACCAATGCCCTTCAGCCGTCGACGGAGGTGCTTCCCGCCCTCGGCCTGCTGCTGCACAACGTGCGGGTGGCCCCCGCCGAAGGCCCGGCCCTCGTCGACACCCCTGGTGCCGACGTCATCCTGATCGACGGCCGCCGTGACCTGCCTCAGGTCCGCAGCCTCTGCCAGCTCCTCCGCTCCACGGGACCCGGCTGTCCACTCGTCCTCGTCGTCACGGAGGGCGGCCTCGCGGCCGTCACCGCCGACTGGGGCATCGACGACGTACTCCTCGACACGGCAGGTCCTGCCGAGGTCGAGGCGCGTCTGCGGCTCGCGATGGGCCGCCAGTCGATCACCGCCGACGACTCCCCCATGGAGATCCGCAACGGCGATCTCTCCGTGGACGAGGCGACGTACAGCGCGAAGCTCAAGGGCCGGGTCCTGGACCTGACCTTCAAGGAGTTCGAGCTGCTCAAGTACCTGGCGCAGCACCCCGGGCGCGTGTTCACGCGGGCCCAGCTGCTCCAGGAGGTCTGGGGCTACGACTACTTCGGCGGCACGCGGACGGTCGACGTCCACGTACGGCGCCTGCGCGCGAAGCTCGGTGTCGAGCACGAGTCGCTCATCGGCACCGTCCGGAATGTCGGCTATCGCTTCGTGACGCCGGAGAAGGTCGAACGTGAGGCCGACGGAGCCAAGGCGAAGGCGGCCACTCCGCCGGCCGAGGGCGAGCACAGGGAGCAGCACAGGGAGATCCCGAAGCGGGACGCGGCACCCGCCGCGTCCGCGCCGAAGGAAGCTGCCGTACGCCCTGCCCAGCGGTAG